In Gigantopelta aegis isolate Gae_Host unplaced genomic scaffold, Gae_host_genome ctg6049_pilon_pilon:::debris, whole genome shotgun sequence, a single window of DNA contains:
- the LOC121366518 gene encoding uncharacterized protein LOC121366518 encodes MNIYPEFSIRSLHICIIMGVLAVNVDSQRCGLGPVTYTRVFTDKAVVEDAQVTKTGITTRVGCLDVCARSLAEVCTVFVFNQQQQMCKIYQNSLNQLAQVNQTGSVGFASISTLARNLI; translated from the exons ATGAATATTTACCCAGAATTCAGTATTCGCTCATTGCATATCTGCATCATCATGGGAGTTCTTGCAGTAAATGTTGATTCTCAGAGATGCGGTTTGGGTCCAGTGACCTATACACGAGTTTTTACCGACAAGGCGGTCGTGGAAGATGCGCAGGTTACCAAAACGGGAATCACCACTCGCGTCGGTTGCCTCGACGTTTGTGCGAGAAGCCTGGCCGAAGTCTGCACTGTATTCGTCTTcaaccaacaacaacagatGTGCAAGATCTACCAAAACAGTCTAAACCAACTGGCACAAGTCAACCAAACGGGATCCGTGGGATTCG CATCCATATCAACTTTGGCTCGCAATTTGATCTAA